Proteins found in one bacterium genomic segment:
- a CDS encoding MFS transporter: MGIAQESSTRGPHGGGTVGDPRTALRLNNTLQFLSNGAWYVAIPFFPLYLVSQGASTGVVGTVVGLAGIVPLAVSIHAGALVDERGPVGVYGASVVLFGAGGIILATLRGIPAAGVGYGLMTIANIGFAVAAQAIVAAASTDDTRIRNYGYYSLWNSAGAVVGPIAGGFIAARFGYRGAFSGLWILMLPCLVAVAGLRGVPAPTRHAVPLAAAHRLVGTILRERGVGAVLFVSGMMVCAQQLQNTFYPLYLHQIGMAAPLIGILVAAVSTATMAVRSLLSAGVAILGSGRALLISMLVAAAGFVLAPLTHTFWALIGVSILMGSSVGFTQPLTMSLLVECVTAEFWGVALGIRQSVQRVSTIVSPLIFGAVSTAQRLEPAFYAGAVIFLGAAGIMTRFADEMGRPRDA; the protein is encoded by the coding sequence ATGGGGATTGCACAGGAATCTTCCACGAGGGGCCCGCACGGCGGCGGGACCGTCGGCGATCCCCGGACTGCCCTCCGGCTCAACAACACGCTCCAGTTTCTCTCGAACGGCGCCTGGTACGTCGCGATCCCGTTCTTCCCCCTCTACCTCGTCTCGCAGGGCGCGTCCACGGGCGTCGTGGGCACGGTCGTCGGACTCGCCGGAATCGTGCCGCTCGCCGTTTCCATCCACGCCGGCGCGCTGGTCGACGAGCGGGGACCGGTCGGCGTCTACGGCGCCTCGGTGGTGCTGTTCGGCGCCGGCGGCATCATCCTCGCCACCCTGCGCGGCATTCCGGCCGCGGGGGTCGGGTACGGGCTGATGACGATCGCCAACATCGGATTTGCCGTCGCGGCCCAGGCCATCGTCGCCGCGGCGAGTACGGACGACACCCGGATCCGCAACTACGGATACTACTCGCTCTGGAACTCCGCGGGCGCCGTGGTGGGGCCCATCGCCGGCGGGTTCATCGCGGCGCGATTCGGCTATCGGGGCGCCTTCTCCGGGCTGTGGATCCTGATGCTGCCGTGCCTGGTGGCCGTGGCCGGGCTGCGCGGGGTGCCGGCGCCGACGCGGCATGCCGTGCCGCTGGCGGCGGCGCACCGCCTCGTCGGGACGATTCTCCGCGAGCGGGGCGTCGGCGCGGTGCTGTTCGTCTCGGGGATGATGGTCTGCGCGCAGCAGCTGCAGAACACGTTCTATCCTCTCTACCTGCATCAGATCGGCATGGCGGCGCCGCTGATCGGGATCCTCGTGGCGGCGGTCAGCACCGCGACCATGGCCGTCCGCTCGCTGCTCTCGGCCGGCGTGGCGATCCTCGGCAGCGGCCGGGCGCTGCTGATCTCGATGCTCGTCGCGGCCGCCGGGTTTGTGCTCGCGCCGCTGACGCACACCTTCTGGGCGCTCATCGGCGTCTCCATTCTCATGGGCTCGAGCGTGGGCTTCACGCAGCCCCTCACCATGAGCCTCCTCGTGGAATGCGTGACCGCGGAGTTTTGGGGCGTGGCGCTCGGGATCCGGCAGAGCGTGCAGCGCGTGTCGACGATCGTGAGCCCGCTGATCTTCGGCGCGGTCAGCACCGCGCAGCGCCTGGAGCCGGCGTTCTACGCCGGCGCGGTGATTTTCCTCGGCGCCGCCGGCATCATGACCCGCTTCGCGGACGAGATGGGCCGTCCGCGGGACGCCTGA